The Rubidibacter lacunae KORDI 51-2 genome window below encodes:
- a CDS encoding cobyric acid synthase — protein MVVGTTSHAGKSLLTAAICRILKRQGYRVTPFKGQNMALNAYAIADGGEIGYAQAVQAWAAGLEPAIAMNPILLKPQGDMTSQVILEGKAVGRTRAADYYRDYFERGWQAIQRSLQQLARHYEFVVCEGAGSPAEINLKHRDLTNMRVARYLNAPTLLVVDIDRGGAFAHVVGTLALLDSDERALIKGVVINKFRGQRSLLESGIQWLENYTGVPVVGVIPWLDRPFPAEDSLDLFERRGRRRDADLEIAVVRLPRIANFTDFDPLVAEPSVSLRYVMPGEAIGQPDAVVIPGSKATRSDLETLRERGTLAALQSYATAGGTVVGICGGLQMLGRTIADPHGFEGDAGTSEGLGLLPLETAIAAEKLTQQRTTRSRWPLGELPVEGYEIHQGRTAAIAPECMQMFADCDLGFVHAGRSHWGCYLHGVFENGAWRRAWLNQLRLRRNLAPLSLEVPHYRQQRDASFDAIADAIDTHLDLTPLLPKHAAK, from the coding sequence ATGGTCGTGGGGACGACCTCTCACGCGGGCAAGTCGCTGTTGACAGCAGCAATTTGCCGGATTCTCAAGCGGCAAGGCTATCGCGTGACGCCGTTCAAGGGTCAGAATATGGCGCTCAATGCTTATGCGATCGCCGATGGCGGCGAGATCGGCTACGCCCAAGCGGTGCAGGCGTGGGCTGCAGGACTCGAACCGGCGATCGCGATGAATCCGATCCTGCTCAAGCCCCAAGGCGACATGACCTCGCAAGTGATTCTGGAGGGCAAAGCTGTCGGGCGCACGCGCGCGGCGGACTACTATCGCGACTATTTCGAGCGGGGTTGGCAAGCCATTCAGCGATCGCTGCAACAGCTCGCTCGTCATTACGAGTTCGTCGTTTGCGAAGGCGCGGGTAGTCCGGCAGAAATCAACCTCAAGCATCGCGACTTGACGAACATGCGCGTTGCCAGATACCTGAATGCGCCGACGTTGCTCGTGGTCGATATCGATCGTGGTGGGGCGTTCGCCCACGTAGTCGGGACTTTGGCATTGCTCGATTCTGACGAACGCGCATTGATTAAGGGCGTCGTCATCAATAAATTCCGCGGACAGCGATCGTTGCTCGAATCGGGCATCCAGTGGCTAGAGAACTACACGGGAGTTCCAGTTGTCGGCGTAATTCCTTGGCTCGATCGCCCCTTTCCGGCCGAAGATTCTCTGGATTTATTCGAGCGACGGGGACGCAGGCGCGATGCCGACCTCGAGATTGCCGTCGTGCGACTGCCGCGCATTGCTAACTTCACGGATTTCGATCCGCTCGTGGCAGAACCGAGTGTCTCGCTGCGCTACGTAATGCCGGGCGAGGCGATCGGGCAACCAGATGCTGTCGTGATTCCCGGCTCGAAAGCTACGCGATCCGATTTGGAAACCCTGCGAGAACGCGGCACGCTCGCAGCACTCCAGTCCTACGCCACTGCTGGCGGAACGGTCGTTGGCATTTGCGGCGGCTTGCAAATGCTCGGTCGCACGATTGCCGATCCGCACGGTTTTGAAGGCGACGCCGGCACCTCAGAGGGATTGGGATTGTTGCCACTGGAAACCGCGATCGCTGCCGAGAAACTCACGCAGCAACGCACGACGCGATCGCGCTGGCCGCTGGGCGAGCTGCCGGTTGAAGGCTACGAGATCCACCAAGGCAGAACGGCAGCGATCGCTCCCGAATGCATGCAGATGTTTGCCGATTGCGACCTCGGGTTTGTGCATGCGGGGCGATCGCATTGGGGCTGTTATTTACACGGCGTCTTTGAGAACGGTGCGTGGCGACGGGCGTGGCTAAATCAGTTGCGATTGCGTCGAAACTTGGCACCATTATCGCTCGAGGTACCCCATTACCGACAGCAGCGAGACGCATCATTTGATGCGATCGCCGACGCGATCGACACCCATCTCGACCTAACACCACTGCTACCAAAGCACGCTGCAAAGTAA
- a CDS encoding ferredoxin-thioredoxin reductase variable chain, translated as MNVGDRVRVAESVIVYHHPQHKKQPFDIKGLEGEVQAIVTEWQGRPVSANMPVLVKFEPRFSVHMRADELEILSPGA; from the coding sequence ATGAACGTCGGCGATCGCGTGCGTGTGGCTGAGTCGGTGATCGTTTATCACCATCCTCAGCACAAGAAACAACCGTTTGATATCAAAGGCTTAGAAGGTGAGGTGCAAGCGATCGTGACCGAATGGCAGGGTCGACCTGTCAGCGCGAATATGCCCGTGCTGGTGAAGTTCGAACCGCGCTTCTCCGTTCACATGCGTGCGGATGAACTAGAAATTTTAAGCCCTGGCGCGTAG
- a CDS encoding PP2C family protein-serine/threonine phosphatase has protein sequence MTVSSRSLQSPTPLLWASGDPAASIPPGTIVASRFRVAHQRVWHDLQPAQLPLAPVPLPKDLQCYARAYEQNLHLPQIYDICLLETGDRVVLLDNPPLDARGELLPSLQAAWPKATALRQLNWLWQMLELWPLLAALGVADSLLQFDNVRVADGRVRLLELLPATGAATQKQLGIVWATLAPKARPAISPQLSFIAAQLQRSQAERDSAIASLNSLLLAATARQPRTWEVSVLTDTGRFPRHNQDSCYPLGHFRSDAASPNELQATDSILVCDGIGGHDGGEIASQLAVQSLKLQIDKLLVETARNPSAQMPTAIARQIATTVRVTNNSIVARNNAQNRHARSRMATTLVMAVQVKQHLAEDGNPAHEVYLAHVGDSRAYWLTARRCCQLTVDDDMATQYILNSRLLPRTAIQRVRLRALSQAIGIADASGLRPTVRRLIVDEDGLLLLCSDGLSDYQFLEESWHEFAPAVLRDELSLASATRLAMKLANDRNGHDNITLAIARYRLGPRRRI, from the coding sequence GTGACCGTTTCCAGTCGCTCTCTCCAATCACCGACGCCGCTGCTCTGGGCAAGTGGCGATCCTGCTGCTAGCATTCCTCCTGGCACGATCGTTGCCAGCCGCTTCCGGGTGGCGCACCAGCGAGTCTGGCACGATCTCCAGCCGGCGCAACTCCCGCTCGCGCCAGTCCCCCTACCCAAGGACCTGCAGTGCTACGCTCGCGCTTACGAACAAAACCTGCATCTCCCCCAAATTTACGATATTTGCCTGCTGGAGACTGGAGATAGGGTAGTGTTGCTCGACAACCCGCCGCTCGACGCGCGGGGAGAGTTGTTGCCGAGCTTGCAAGCAGCCTGGCCTAAGGCGACTGCACTGCGCCAGCTTAATTGGTTGTGGCAGATGTTGGAGTTGTGGCCGTTGTTAGCAGCACTAGGCGTAGCGGATAGCTTGCTTCAGTTCGATAACGTGCGCGTCGCTGACGGCCGGGTGCGCCTGCTAGAACTCCTGCCGGCAACCGGCGCAGCAACGCAAAAACAGCTCGGGATCGTGTGGGCGACGCTGGCACCAAAGGCGCGGCCGGCGATCTCGCCCCAATTAAGCTTCATTGCCGCGCAGCTGCAGAGGAGTCAGGCGGAACGCGACAGCGCGATCGCGTCATTAAATTCGCTGTTGCTAGCTGCGACGGCTCGTCAGCCCCGTACTTGGGAGGTGTCGGTGTTGACCGATACCGGACGTTTCCCGCGGCACAACCAGGATAGCTGCTATCCGCTCGGACACTTCCGATCCGATGCCGCGTCTCCAAACGAACTCCAAGCAACGGATTCGATCTTAGTTTGCGATGGCATCGGCGGACACGACGGGGGCGAGATCGCCAGCCAGCTGGCAGTACAGTCGCTGAAGCTGCAGATCGATAAGCTTTTGGTCGAGACAGCTCGCAATCCGTCCGCACAGATGCCCACCGCGATCGCCCGCCAGATCGCGACCACTGTCCGCGTTACTAATAACTCGATCGTTGCGCGCAACAATGCCCAGAACCGTCATGCGCGCTCGCGTATGGCGACGACGCTTGTGATGGCGGTGCAGGTGAAACAGCACCTCGCTGAAGACGGCAACCCCGCCCACGAGGTTTACCTCGCTCACGTTGGCGACAGTCGTGCTTACTGGCTGACTGCCCGCAGGTGCTGCCAGCTTACTGTCGACGACGATATGGCAACTCAATACATATTGAACTCGCGGTTGCTACCGCGAACAGCCATCCAGCGGGTGCGCTTGCGTGCACTGTCGCAAGCGATTGGGATTGCCGATGCAAGCGGGTTGCGCCCAACGGTCAGGCGGTTAATTGTCGATGAGGACGGTTTATTGTTGTTGTGCTCGGACGGGTTAAGCGATTACCAGTTTCTTGAAGAGTCTTGGCACGAATTCGCACCTGCCGTGCTGCGAGATGAACTGTCGCTGGCATCGGCTACGCGGCTGGCCATGAAGCTGGCCAACGATCGCAATGGTCACGACAACATTACGTTGGCGATCGCCCGTTATCGCCTCGGTCCCCGGCGCCGCATCTGA
- a CDS encoding NfeD family protein, with product MTTQTVPGIAIALMGSTLAVTTPVAWAIAGAVLCALEFVLPTAFVIFALGVSAMVVAVVALVVPQLSLQVMLWMVCSTLAVAGVRQMAAARRPRAIAEATEAKTLVAIPPGKDGRVLYEGSSWRARCADAAIPLASQQQVLVVRREGNTLYVLPTEILD from the coding sequence ATGACGACACAAACTGTTCCAGGCATTGCAATCGCGTTAATGGGATCGACGCTGGCCGTCACGACACCGGTGGCTTGGGCGATCGCAGGTGCAGTCCTCTGCGCGTTGGAATTCGTATTGCCGACAGCCTTCGTTATCTTCGCGCTGGGGGTCAGTGCGATGGTCGTGGCTGTGGTTGCGCTCGTTGTCCCGCAACTCTCGCTACAGGTGATGCTTTGGATGGTCTGCTCGACCTTGGCAGTCGCCGGCGTGCGTCAGATGGCCGCCGCGCGGCGGCCGCGCGCGATCGCCGAAGCAACTGAAGCCAAAACCCTCGTAGCGATTCCCCCCGGCAAGGACGGGCGCGTGTTGTACGAGGGCAGTTCTTGGCGCGCGCGCTGTGCGGACGCCGCGATACCATTGGCATCGCAACAGCAGGTTTTGGTCGTGCGCCGCGAAGGTAATACTCTGTACGTACTACCTACCGAAATTTTGGACTGA
- a CDS encoding SPFH domain-containing protein, giving the protein MGQILILFALLAGGTALSGIRIIRTQNEALVEFLGNYDRKLKPGLRFVKPLVETIAYHETTRERVIDIPPQRCVTRDNVSLEADAVVYWRIVDMEKAYYRVEDLNRAIENLVLTQIRSEIGKLELDQTFTARTEINEILLRELDISTDPWGVKVTRVELRDINPSKAVLDSMELQMAAERKKRAAILTSEGDREAAINSAKGRAESEVLNAEASKKAVILAAEAEREEQILTAKATAEAIQIVTEQLRGDPNAREALQFLLAQSYLETGRAIGSSDSSKVMFMDPRGIVSTLEGVRAVLGDSDPGREMTGDNPPSNLGCPPVPPAPPDFRSRI; this is encoded by the coding sequence ATGGGACAGATTCTAATACTCTTCGCGCTGCTAGCCGGCGGGACGGCGCTCTCTGGTATTCGCATCATCCGCACGCAAAATGAAGCGCTCGTCGAGTTTCTGGGCAACTACGATCGCAAGCTAAAACCGGGGTTGCGCTTCGTCAAACCGCTGGTCGAGACCATTGCTTATCACGAAACCACGCGCGAGCGCGTGATCGATATTCCGCCCCAGCGCTGCGTTACCCGCGACAATGTTTCGCTCGAAGCCGATGCCGTCGTCTACTGGCGCATTGTCGATATGGAGAAAGCATACTACCGCGTTGAAGATCTGAACCGGGCGATTGAAAACCTGGTGCTGACCCAAATCCGCTCCGAGATCGGCAAACTCGAACTCGACCAAACCTTTACCGCGCGCACGGAAATCAACGAGATCTTGCTACGCGAACTCGACATTTCCACCGACCCCTGGGGCGTGAAGGTGACCCGTGTCGAATTGCGCGACATCAATCCGTCTAAAGCCGTGTTGGATTCCATGGAGTTGCAGATGGCAGCCGAGCGCAAAAAACGTGCGGCTATTCTGACCTCTGAGGGCGATCGCGAAGCCGCGATCAACTCGGCTAAGGGACGGGCCGAATCAGAAGTTCTCAACGCCGAAGCGAGCAAAAAAGCCGTTATTCTCGCTGCAGAAGCCGAACGCGAGGAGCAGATCCTCACAGCTAAAGCAACTGCCGAGGCTATCCAAATTGTCACCGAGCAACTGCGTGGCGACCCCAACGCCCGCGAAGCCCTGCAATTCCTGCTCGCACAGAGTTATTTAGAAACGGGCCGCGCAATTGGCAGTAGCGATAGTAGCAAGGTGATGTTCATGGATCCCCGTGGTATCGTCTCCACGCTCGAAGGCGTGCGCGCCGTCCTCGGCGACTCCGACCCCGGTCGTGAGATGACCGGTGACAATCCTCCCTCTAACCTCGGTTGCCCGCCCGTCCCCCCAGCTCCACCGGATTTCCGGAGCCGCATCTGA
- a CDS encoding M28 family peptidase, with protein sequence MREHAFDARGQTRVNLLLDLPGNTAGVPIAIGAHFVAVPNCTGSDDNATGVAVLLELARAVAAEPLASPVRCIAFDMEEYGLLGSRSYAAALQQQGAALSLMSSLEMLGYCDRAAGSQRYPKFALILSVARGFPSPCG encoded by the coding sequence GTGAGGGAGCATGCGTTTGACGCGCGCGGGCAGACGCGAGTGAATCTGCTGCTCGACTTGCCCGGAAACACAGCGGGCGTCCCGATCGCGATCGGCGCGCATTTCGTTGCAGTCCCCAATTGTACTGGCTCAGACGACAATGCAACGGGCGTAGCGGTGCTGTTGGAATTGGCACGCGCTGTTGCTGCCGAACCGTTAGCATCCCCCGTGCGCTGTATTGCTTTTGACATGGAAGAATACGGTTTGCTCGGCAGCCGGAGCTATGCAGCAGCCCTCCAACAGCAAGGCGCAGCCCTAAGCCTGATGTCGTCGCTGGAAATGCTCGGCTATTGCGATCGCGCGGCAGGCTCACAGCGCTACCCAAAGTTTGCGCTAATTCTATCCGTCGCGAGGGGATTTCCTAGCCCTTGTGGGTAA
- a CDS encoding zinc-binding metallopeptidase family protein, with protein sequence MLAALPTLSRAIRRTGLPCKWLMVPAGGELVPDTRCSDRAPFWDAGYPAAMVTDTSFLRNLHYHRPSDTLDLDFLTAVCSGLIAGLSQL encoded by the coding sequence ATGCTAGCTGCCCTGCCGACCCTCAGCCGTGCCATTCGGCGAACGGGTCTGCCGTGCAAGTGGCTGATGGTGCCGGCTGGTGGCGAGCTCGTCCCCGACACTCGATGCAGCGATCGCGCCCCGTTCTGGGACGCGGGCTATCCAGCAGCCATGGTGACGGATACGTCTTTCCTGCGCAATCTCCACTACCACCGTCCAAGCGACACCCTCGACCTAGACTTTTTAACCGCCGTTTGCAGCGGATTGATTGCAGGGTTAAGTCAGCTTTAA
- a CDS encoding DUF3298 and DUF4163 domain-containing protein → MNEQPAALAFEIVEVSRSVGNCQKEDMPCFEVVLRYPQTSDGEAAIAGRVDAAVRDQVLDSLLLFQEGTSDSIDSAIDDLFAEFDAYIRSFTPEDVPASSHWAIEIDARLEYRTDETVTVMFDRYAYTGGAHPNSMRIFLNFDRATGNRVELDDVVADREGFGDLIQRKLKAANNIPPDGNLADAGYFDFALPKNFALATDGVVVRYNPYEIAPYALGPTEVTLSYDELDGLLVSDRTGAPQ, encoded by the coding sequence GTGAACGAACAACCTGCTGCGTTGGCGTTCGAAATCGTGGAAGTGTCGCGTTCTGTCGGCAACTGTCAAAAAGAAGACATGCCTTGTTTTGAGGTAGTCTTACGATACCCGCAAACGAGCGATGGGGAGGCTGCAATTGCCGGCCGAGTGGATGCAGCCGTTCGCGACCAAGTTCTCGACTCGCTTCTCCTCTTTCAGGAAGGGACGAGCGATAGCATCGACAGCGCGATCGACGACTTGTTTGCCGAGTTCGACGCATACATTCGCTCGTTCACTCCGGAGGACGTCCCGGCTTCATCGCACTGGGCAATTGAAATCGACGCCCGCCTTGAATACCGAACGGATGAGACGGTCACCGTCATGTTCGATCGATATGCCTACACCGGTGGGGCCCACCCCAACTCGATGCGGATTTTCTTGAACTTCGATCGCGCGACTGGCAATCGCGTGGAGTTGGACGATGTCGTTGCCGACCGCGAGGGTTTCGGCGATTTGATTCAACGCAAGCTTAAAGCCGCCAACAATATCCCCCCTGACGGCAACCTAGCCGATGCCGGCTACTTCGACTTTGCTTTACCCAAGAATTTTGCTCTGGCAACCGACGGTGTGGTCGTTCGTTATAACCCCTACGAAATCGCACCCTACGCCCTCGGACCGACGGAAGTGACGCTCAGTTACGACGAACTCGACGGCCTGCTCGTCTCCGATCGAACCGGCGCGCCGCAATGA
- a CDS encoding ABC transporter ATP-binding protein — MSVSPTSASWILQLDNTTWRFAKQGPPVVDRVSLELQQGEILGLLGPSGCGKTTLLRLVAGFEPPQAGRISIGGRPVAGPTWVPPERRDVGMVFQDYALFPHLTVVQNVAFGLQRTSQLEKAVARKRIKEVLALVGLDGLDGRYPHELSGGQQQRVAVARALAPRPALVLLDEPLSNLDAQVRLRLRQELRDILKAAGASAIFVTHDREEALSIADLVAVMRAGRLEQVGTPEDIYNRPATRFVAEFVTQANFLTARPSGNSWETELGNFIVTADALNGCHLNGAERAELMVRPENVYCQPDPAGTATVRDRQFLGHDCCYRLQLASGSEIIARLSGTTAFAPGTRVHASAEARDVRLFPAADPIGRSRSVAPAR, encoded by the coding sequence ATGTCCGTTTCCCCTACGTCAGCTTCTTGGATTTTGCAGCTCGACAACACGACTTGGCGTTTTGCCAAGCAAGGTCCGCCGGTAGTCGATCGCGTCTCACTGGAGCTGCAGCAGGGCGAGATTTTGGGCCTGCTCGGCCCTTCGGGTTGCGGCAAAACAACGCTATTGCGACTCGTAGCAGGATTCGAGCCGCCGCAAGCCGGAAGGATCTCGATCGGCGGCCGGCCGGTAGCTGGTCCAACCTGGGTCCCGCCTGAGCGCCGCGACGTCGGCATGGTCTTCCAGGATTACGCCCTGTTCCCGCATTTGACTGTGGTTCAGAACGTCGCCTTCGGGCTGCAACGTACGTCCCAGCTCGAGAAAGCGGTCGCACGCAAACGCATCAAAGAAGTGTTGGCGCTCGTCGGACTGGACGGGTTGGACGGACGCTATCCTCACGAGCTGTCAGGCGGCCAGCAGCAGCGAGTTGCAGTGGCGCGAGCGCTAGCACCGCGTCCGGCTCTGGTCTTACTCGACGAACCGCTCAGCAACCTCGATGCCCAGGTGCGCTTGCGCTTGCGGCAGGAATTACGCGATATTCTCAAAGCAGCGGGCGCATCGGCAATTTTCGTAACGCACGATCGTGAGGAAGCCTTATCAATTGCCGATCTCGTTGCCGTAATGCGCGCCGGCCGCCTCGAACAAGTCGGCACTCCAGAAGATATCTACAACCGCCCGGCAACGCGCTTCGTCGCCGAGTTCGTGACACAGGCGAATTTCCTCACCGCCCGACCCTCCGGCAATAGCTGGGAAACTGAGTTAGGTAATTTCATCGTTACTGCCGATGCGCTAAATGGCTGCCACCTCAACGGAGCGGAGAGGGCAGAGCTAATGGTTCGTCCGGAAAACGTTTACTGTCAGCCAGACCCCGCCGGTACGGCAACCGTTCGCGATCGCCAATTTCTCGGCCACGATTGTTGCTACCGACTGCAACTGGCTTCGGGCAGCGAAATCATCGCGCGCTTGTCCGGGACAACGGCATTTGCGCCAGGTACTCGCGTGCACGCGAGCGCTGAAGCGCGCGATGTTCGTCTTTTCCCGGCTGCCGACCCGATTGGCAGGAGCCGGTCTGTCGCACCAGCAAGATAA
- a CDS encoding ribonuclease D translates to MFDSSLFQVCDRDLSEETLQQYLCGDAIAVDTETMGLVPRRDRLCLVQLCDAAGSVTVIRIARGQTSAPNLVHLLTAPEVEKVFHFARFDVAQLQQTFGASIGPIYCTKVASKLARTYTSSHGLKTLVQELESVELDKSSQSSDWGDAANLSDEQLSYAANDVRYLLSLRQKLTQMLQREGRWELAQRCFQCISVHSELDLLQYRDLFDHH, encoded by the coding sequence ATGTTCGATTCAAGCCTGTTCCAAGTCTGCGATCGCGACTTGTCTGAAGAGACGCTCCAGCAATACCTCTGCGGCGACGCGATCGCAGTCGACACCGAAACAATGGGGCTCGTTCCCCGCCGCGATCGTTTGTGTTTGGTGCAGTTGTGCGATGCGGCTGGCTCCGTCACCGTCATCCGTATCGCGCGCGGTCAGACGTCAGCGCCGAACCTAGTCCACTTGCTGACCGCCCCCGAAGTCGAAAAGGTCTTCCACTTCGCGCGTTTCGATGTCGCGCAGTTGCAGCAGACCTTTGGAGCAAGTATCGGGCCGATTTACTGTACAAAAGTAGCCAGTAAGCTTGCACGTACCTACACCTCCAGCCACGGTCTGAAGACTCTGGTGCAAGAACTTGAATCCGTCGAACTCGACAAGAGCTCTCAAAGCTCTGACTGGGGCGACGCCGCCAATCTATCTGACGAACAGCTCAGCTATGCTGCCAATGACGTGCGTTACCTACTGAGCTTGCGGCAGAAACTGACGCAGATGCTGCAGCGGGAAGGCCGTTGGGAGCTCGCGCAACGCTGCTTTCAATGCATTTCAGTACATTCTGAACTTGACTTATTGCAGTACCGCGATCTTTTCGACCACCATTAA
- a CDS encoding bifunctional aminoglycoside phosphotransferase/ATP-binding protein has protein sequence MVATELLQVADADADCQNRSGTRFRAVIEGDRLRMDALMSAQTLPLLVTQMLEPEFYPHPVKPPIRLVQTHISYVFLTGDIAYKIKKAVDFGFLDFSTVERRKHFCHEELRMNREIAPDIYLNVVAIACKGDRYALDSDGEIVEYAVRMRQFPQSALLSNLFARGALTDDHLETLGHVVAAFHAGTATNDHIRSFGSADKIGEAIGDNYRYTQKYVGGLQTQQQFEETQQFTDAFLGERSLFAERQSQHRIRECHGDLHLKNICFWRGAIHLFDRIEFNESFRFVDVMYDVAFTVMDLDGRDRPDLGNVFLNTYLERSGDWDGVRVLPLYLCRQAYVRAKVNSFVFEESEIDASDRREAAAAAGRYYHLAWQYAQPRSGNLILTCGLSGSGKSTVARAIARRINAIHLRSDAVRKHLAGVPLERHGTEALYVPHVTQRTYRRLLNLGLALAERGFPVILDARYARQEHRREAIAAAAARGLPLQILHCTAPVNVLRDRLQSRRGDVSDATPQLLTSQQASSEPFAGSECQYVIEVDTTREWQSHLEDFCPGQTRTVP, from the coding sequence TTGGTTGCAACTGAGTTATTGCAAGTCGCTGATGCGGATGCCGATTGTCAAAATAGAAGTGGCACTCGCTTTCGGGCAGTGATTGAGGGCGATCGCCTGAGAATGGACGCGTTGATGTCGGCTCAAACACTCCCACTTCTCGTTACTCAGATGCTCGAACCGGAGTTTTATCCTCATCCGGTTAAACCGCCAATTCGCCTCGTACAAACGCATATTTCCTACGTTTTTCTGACCGGCGATATCGCTTACAAGATCAAGAAAGCGGTTGACTTTGGTTTTCTCGATTTTTCAACAGTCGAGCGCCGCAAGCATTTCTGTCATGAAGAACTCCGGATGAACCGCGAGATTGCACCCGACATTTACCTCAATGTCGTCGCGATCGCGTGCAAGGGAGATCGCTACGCGCTCGACAGTGATGGGGAGATCGTCGAGTATGCCGTTCGCATGCGCCAGTTTCCACAATCGGCACTGTTGAGCAACCTCTTCGCACGCGGCGCACTAACTGATGACCACCTCGAAACCTTGGGCCATGTCGTCGCTGCCTTTCATGCCGGAACGGCAACGAACGACCACATTCGCAGCTTCGGGTCGGCCGACAAGATTGGTGAAGCCATTGGGGATAACTATCGCTACACCCAGAAATACGTTGGCGGCCTGCAAACACAACAGCAATTTGAGGAGACCCAACAGTTCACCGATGCTTTCCTGGGTGAGCGCTCCTTGTTCGCAGAACGCCAGAGCCAACATCGCATTCGTGAATGCCATGGAGACTTACACCTTAAAAATATATGCTTCTGGCGTGGGGCTATTCACTTGTTCGATCGCATCGAGTTCAACGAGTCTTTTCGCTTCGTTGACGTGATGTACGATGTGGCATTTACAGTCATGGATCTCGACGGGCGCGATCGCCCCGATCTAGGGAACGTTTTCCTCAACACGTATCTCGAACGTTCCGGCGATTGGGACGGCGTACGCGTGTTGCCGTTGTATCTTTGCCGCCAGGCTTACGTGCGAGCAAAAGTCAATTCGTTCGTCTTTGAAGAGTCGGAAATCGACGCAAGCGATCGCCGAGAAGCAGCAGCAGCAGCAGGACGTTACTATCACCTAGCCTGGCAGTACGCGCAGCCGCGCTCGGGTAACTTGATCTTGACCTGCGGGTTGTCCGGTTCGGGAAAATCTACCGTAGCTCGCGCGATCGCCCGCCGCATCAATGCTATTCACCTGCGCTCGGATGCCGTGCGCAAACACCTTGCCGGCGTGCCGCTAGAACGGCACGGGACAGAGGCACTGTATGTGCCCCACGTGACGCAGAGAACCTATCGTCGCTTGTTGAATTTAGGGCTTGCACTCGCCGAGCGCGGGTTTCCCGTCATCCTCGACGCTCGGTACGCTCGACAGGAACATCGTCGTGAGGCGATCGCGGCGGCCGCAGCCCGCGGGCTGCCCCTGCAGATCTTGCACTGCACGGCGCCGGTGAACGTCCTGCGCGATCGCTTGCAATCGCGGCGAGGGGACGTGTCTGACGCGACTCCACAGCTGCTAACAAGCCAGCAGGCAAGTAGCGAACCCTTTGCCGGAAGCGAGTGTCAGTATGTAATTGAGGTCGATACAACACGCGAATGGCAGTCGCATTTGGAGGACTTTTGTCCCGGACAGACTCGAACCGTACCTTAA
- a CDS encoding MBL fold metallo-hydrolase encodes MQLTFLGSGSAFTVGADNFQSNMLLTTAGGRRLLIDCGSDIRFSLYSVGLSYFDITDIYISHLHSDHVGGLEYIGFTRKYDPRCECPHLYLSKELTSELWERTLSGGMRSLEGDIATLDSFFAVHPVERGGGFAWEGVEFQLVRVVHVNNGFFLMPSYGLFFEIDGTKIFLTTDAQNQYGRYQEYYRRADTIFQDAETAMRPTGIHAHYNDLRHLPADLKRKMWLYHYQPGPLPDARADGFRGFVKRGQVFDFSLATISAHKPVR; translated from the coding sequence ATGCAGCTTACGTTTCTCGGTTCTGGCTCGGCATTCACGGTCGGTGCAGATAATTTTCAATCGAACATGCTCCTAACAACCGCGGGTGGTAGGCGGTTGTTAATCGATTGCGGCTCGGATATTCGCTTCTCGCTTTACTCTGTTGGGCTGTCTTATTTCGATATCACTGATATTTACATCAGCCATCTCCACTCCGATCACGTTGGCGGTCTAGAGTACATTGGCTTTACTCGCAAGTACGATCCGCGCTGCGAATGTCCCCATTTGTATCTCAGCAAAGAGTTGACTAGCGAGCTTTGGGAACGAACCCTCTCGGGTGGCATGCGATCGCTGGAAGGTGACATCGCTACACTCGATAGTTTTTTCGCAGTACATCCAGTGGAACGCGGCGGCGGCTTTGCTTGGGAAGGCGTTGAATTCCAACTCGTGCGAGTGGTCCACGTCAATAATGGCTTTTTTTTGATGCCCAGCTACGGGCTATTTTTCGAGATCGACGGGACGAAGATTTTCCTGACAACGGACGCGCAAAATCAGTACGGGCGCTACCAGGAGTATTACCGGCGCGCGGATACGATCTTCCAGGATGCAGAAACGGCAATGCGGCCGACGGGTATCCACGCGCATTACAACGACCTGCGCCATTTACCTGCCGACCTCAAGCGCAAGATGTGGCTGTATCACTATCAACCAGGTCCGCTGCCGGACGCGCGCGCCGATGGATTTCGAGGTTTTGTCAAGCGGGGGCAAGTGTTTGACTTTTCCCTCGCCACGATATCGGCCCATAAACCTGTCCGCTAG